From a region of the Actinopolymorpha singaporensis genome:
- a CDS encoding DUF4142 domain-containing protein yields the protein MTLQKMATRAGLAVGLAIAGWGIAATAGTAAADTSTRAANVSLVTSRTAQPVSSHDHMFMDQASQINLTEISLGRYMEAHATTMTAKNLAAHYVRDHTAAQANLRALASRLRVALPTTPGMQLESMVARVEAQKGRSKDAAFVTASARGHQTAIAVFRKEESAGSNPAVKAYAARYLPILQTHLRHAEHAESALHVTPTR from the coding sequence ATGACCCTGCAAAAGATGGCAACACGCGCCGGGCTGGCCGTCGGCTTGGCCATAGCGGGCTGGGGCATAGCGGCGACTGCTGGGACAGCAGCGGCCGATACCAGCACCAGGGCCGCTAACGTCAGCTTGGTCACCAGTCGGACTGCTCAGCCGGTATCCAGCCACGATCACATGTTCATGGACCAGGCGTCGCAGATCAACCTGACCGAGATCTCGCTCGGCAGGTACATGGAGGCACACGCCACCACCATGACAGCGAAGAACCTCGCCGCCCACTACGTCCGTGACCACACAGCAGCGCAAGCCAACCTGCGGGCACTCGCCTCGCGCCTGCGTGTGGCCCTGCCGACGACGCCCGGCATGCAGCTCGAATCCATGGTGGCTCGGGTGGAGGCCCAGAAGGGCAGGAGCAAGGATGCCGCTTTCGTCACGGCCTCCGCCAGGGGCCACCAGACAGCCATCGCCGTATTCAGGAAGGAAGAGAGCGCAGGCAGTAACCCAGCGGTGAAGGCTTATGCTGCTCGCTACTTGCCAATCCTGCAGACGCACCTGAGACATGCCGAGCATGCCGAGTCCGCGCTGCATGTCACGCCTACCAGATAA